A DNA window from Trichosurus vulpecula isolate mTriVul1 chromosome 2, mTriVul1.pri, whole genome shotgun sequence contains the following coding sequences:
- the LOC118839737 gene encoding olfactory receptor 2L3-like → MEQWNHTTTGFFLLGLFPPTKTGLLLFLLVVLIFLIAFLGNSTMILLIWLDHHLHTPMYFLLSQLSLMDLIYICSTVPKMAVNFLSGDNSISLVACGFQSFCFLLIAGGEGLLLASMAIDRYVAICRPLHYSILMNKRMCLLMIAMSWVISCINSICHTVYALCMPYCKSRIINHFFCDIPAMLPLACMDTSAYEYTVFFSTNLFLSVPFSCIMVSYGQVLYAVHHMRSAQGKKKAFTTCSTHLIVVAFYCVPFAYTYLRPPSLHSPEEDKNLAVVYTILTPMLNPIIYSLRNKEVLGAFQRVLGRSLSQKE, encoded by the coding sequence ATGGAACAATGGAATCACACCACCACTGGTTTCTTCTTACTGGGGCTCTTTCCCCCAACAAAAACTggcctgctcctcttcctcctggttGTCCTCATCTTCCTAATTGCCTTCCTGGGTAACTCAACCATGATTCTCCTCATCTGGCTGGATCACCACCTCCACACCCCCATGTACTTCCTGCTCAGTCAGCTCTCCCTCATGGATCTCATATATATTTGCAGTACAGTTCCCAAGATGGCTGTCAACTTCCTTTCTGGGGACAATTCCATTTCTTTGGTGGCTTGTGGATTTCAAAGTTTCTGTTTTTTACTCATAGCTGGTGGTGAAGGGTTACTCTTGGCATCCATGGCCATTGACCGTTATGTGGCCATCTGCCGCCCCCTCCATTATTCTATTCTCATGAACAAGAGAATGTGTTTGCTGATGATTGCTATGTCTTGGGTCATTTCATGCATCAATTCCATTTGCCACACAGTATATGCACTCTGTATGCCCTATTGCAAATCCAGAATCATTAACCATTTCTTTTGCGATATCCCAGCCATGTTGCCTCTAGCCTGCATGGATACCTCGGCCTATGAATACACGGTATTCTTCAGCACAAACCTGTTTCTTTCAGTCCCTTTCAGCTGTATCATGGTTTCTTATGGTCAGGTTCTCTATGCAGTCCACCACATGCGCTCAGCACAGGGGAAGAAGAAAGCTTTCACCACCTGTTCCACCCACCTGATTGTGGTGGCATTCTATTGTGTCCCATTTGCATATACATATCTGAGGCCCCCATCTTTGCATTCCCCAGAAGAGGATAAAAACTTGGCTGTTGTCTACACTATTCTCACCCCTATGCTTAACCCCATCATTTATAGCCTGAGGAATAAAGAGGTTCTGGGGGCCTTCCAGAGAGTCCTTGGGAGATCCTTATCCCAAAAAGAGTAG